AAAAAATTCCAAGAAAGAAGCAATACTTTATTCATGTCAAAAATCTTCAGGAACATATTCAGCCTTCAAGGGTACAAAATAATATTGCTTATACCATCATGTTTTATTACAAAATCATCTTTCCTACAGGTGGCAAACAGAGTGAATGTTCCCAATAAATAATCAGTATAAAGTTAAAGGAAAACAGCAGGAATATGAGACATGTCCCCGtggtcacaaacacacaaacgtACACGTCTGTCCATCACTTGCACTTGTATGTGAGCTGTTTGCGGTGATAGTGGATCCACGCGGGAGCTGCAACGAGTCCGGTCAGGAAGCCGATCGTGGCGCCGAGGCTGCAGGAAACAGGCCAAACCTACAAGAGGAAGAGCGCGTGAGTCTGATCGTTCACGTTAATGAAGTGTGAGCTTGGATTTATAGTTGTGAGGCAGACCCTATGCTAAACACTAGTTGgtggcggaggtttctgtgaagtgctgtaaagtttagttgattcaaaacacatattaaacaaacattaaacatggcttaatagagacagtttcaaacacaagtacacaaatcagcttcactataactcgcagcattcacagacaaacacttgactttatctggacacattttccccacaaatacaacatgctaacgttattagcacaagcctatggcattttacattgtataaattagcctagcagctagcggactttttcctcctctcatatgaagccagggacaacagcaacatttaacaaaggtaacagtacATAAtccagctccattacaactcacaaggttcactgacaaaacaactgtcttatactaaacacgttttccaaacaaatacaacatgctaacgttattagcacaagcctatggcattttacattgtataaattagcctagcaacaagcggagatttcctctgctcatatgaagccaggataaatcacacacaagacttaaaatgctatttttgtggaggctttattgtcttcacaatttattgtttcttatctgtgaaattaaagtaaataaaagctttgtttccactgagggaaatggtttcagctcaaTGTGGGCTCCATGTCGATGAATATATTCCGCATTAtaacttgtgtttgaaattgtctctattaagccatgtttaatgtgtgttttgaatcaactaaactttacagcacttcacagtaattgcagagtgacacagacacaccaacacacaagtataaatgctcacaacggcgtagggtctgccgcacaagtataaatcctgcttaactGTTTGACAGGGTCATAGTTTGTCCCCACCATGTCTCCACTTGTAATGTAAAGAAGAACTTGTAAATCCAACAGTACAACGGTGTCATTCGGAGTTATGCTCCAATTACAACTGTCTCCCTCTGAACTCCCTTTACAATGAGAACATTaatctttttcctttttgtcatttaaaagaCTTGAattgaataaaacatttaatggtTACTGCTTTAAATCCTAATCTCAGACTTATGGAGGTTGTATTTAATACTGTTGGATGATGGAAACAACGGGCTTCTTGTTAACAGAGGAAACTGAGGTGAAACTGAGCCGTACGCCAGGGGAcatcaaacagaaaaaatactcctattattttaaacattgtacACAAGTTATAGAAACTCATAATTAGGGACATGCTTTTATCATGTTGTGCACGtactgtgattttaaaaagcagtaaaGGCATAAATATGTCTTTTTATATATTGTGAGAggatttcctctgtgtgtgtgctgacctGCCATGGCCTGTCCCAGTCCAGAGGAATAGGAAAGGCTCCCACCCAGGCTCCTACCACTGTGCAGGCCACTGTAATCTGCAGACAGGTGTCCCACACGGACATCGctctggagacagagacagagcaacaaCAGTTAGTACACTCAATTTAGAGACATGGGAGAAGCACGTGAAACATAACAACAGAAGGACAAGGAGCAGGGGGAAAAGAAAAGGCTCACCCATGTCGGCTGAACACTCGTATCCAGGCCTGGACGTTGGGGCCGAGGACACAGAGGCACCTCAGCGTGGTGAGAGAGgtcagcagcacagagagggagaacgTCTCTACGGCCGACCTGAAACACACAGGAGAAATGTGAGGCTCGCAGTATGGCTGATACAAGCAGAAACTGCGTCGATACAGCGGAGCAAAGAAAGCAGGACCTCTTAGGAGTGGATAATTACAGGATATAGAACCTAATGCAATCTCAAAAACGGGcaacagctccacctttacTGTTTTATCTCTCCAGTATACAAACATACTGTAGAGGTACAGCAGCTACTCACTCAATCAGCGGGGCTCCATAGAGAACAACCACAGTGTGGAAGAACAGGCACGACAGGAAGAAGTACAGGCAGGACCGAAACAACCGAGACAGCTGCGGAAAGAAACAGGTAAAGGAATAAATCACGTGAAAAGTCCGTGAAAGTTTTAAGAGTGAAAGTCAGAGCCTTTGATACCCAGGTATGAACGTCTCTCGGGCCCGAAAAGTTCACTCCCTTGAGAAATGGTCTTAGCCGttggcgatatggccctaaaataacaTCATGGTATTACAGGGATacagggattacatatctcatctggcctgggaacaccttagggtccctcaggaggagctggaaagtgttgctcaGCCTCCTGCCCTGCGACCCAGTGgatggatcctctggtgattcccacccctactatACAGGTATTCCAATTTAAAAACAGGTATACTTTTacatatttcttttattttttacactcCCAATTGTACATTTTCCTGTTTTATATCATGTCTCTTGACTTTTGCACTGTAAGCCTACGTGGCAGTtaaactgtttgtgtttctgactTGAATAAACTTGCCTTGTGAGGCCCTTTTTGAGGGGGCTGACCCCAACAAGCTACTTTATAATGCTACtttcacattaatgcatcagtattaACAATGTGATAATGCAATATATGATAATATCAGTAGTAACAGGGTGGAAATGAACTGTGTGGGCTGTTGAGTGAAGCAAAAAGAGCAGCCACTTCcatattttatcagcatttGGCCTGTGGGTGGCGCTAATATCCAGCTCTGGGAAATAATGTCGTTACTGCAGTCGGTACTTTTACTGTTCAGACTTAAAGTACATATTGCTGATTGTACTTCTCTACCTTCATTTGTGCTTTTTCTtcttgaatgcaggacttttagtCCAGTCAATCTAAATAAAAAATGGGCCCAACCTGGGAGAAATTCCAATCGTAATGTTTCAGTAATGTCCTAATACCCTGCTGCTGCATCATATATTAAAGGTACACCTATACGCCATAATGGCCCCAGTCCTATAAGTATATAGTGgtatacttttaatattttatttggaTGTCCCAAGAGATCACAAAAACCCTCTACTTATTACTATAGCAATTTTCCCTGAGTCAAACCACAGATTAACCGGACTACTTTACTCGCGGCTTCCGTATTTTAGTTGAACAGTCGCAATGAACATAAATCAGCACCTTGTATCCCACTGTGTGCTTCTTGGTGGGCGGTGTGATGCCGAGCAGCCAGAAGACGGCGACACTGACCGCGGTGACCGCCCCGGACACCGAGTAGAGCCACAGCAGGTGAGTGCCGTACACCGAGAAGCCCGGCACGAGCGCCGCAGGTAGGACGGTGGCCATGAACACCGAGGAGGCGATGATGGCGTGAGTGGACGCCATGGCTCTGATTTCATGGTCCCACATGACGGAGAGTGTAACTATCTACAACAGGAGGCTGAAACGATAAACAGAAGTcaaataaaatacttaaaaacgTTAATGTAGCAGCGGGTGTTCAGAGTAGGTTGAATCCATGAGTGACCTGCCTTCCGTAAACATGGAGTGACGAAGACTTCCGCTTggacttcacaataaaagttcaACAGTATCTTGTCACAAAATGGTGTGTTATTGCTATTGTCAGTGGACATAAACAACGAAATTGAATGTGAAAATGCAAGCTGAGCTCACAATatgacatgaaataaaacacaataatatttcatttaaaaatacaacatcttaacggaagcgcattgcattcactgaaGAAATTGAAAAGTGACACCTTATCAATTACGAGATCCTGATGATGTACTACAGTAAGCCTTTCGCTAATACCGTAATAACGTTAACGTTATCTGTTTTGTGAAGTGAGTCTACCAAGAAACACAAGGACTGTACTTCCGGTCAGcgtttttcagaataaaagcattaTATGTGTAAACTACGAAAAATCGACACAtatcgtaattacgagatcgtGATGATACGAAATAATTTGTCGATTTTATGTTTATTCGGTGAATGCAGTGCGCTTCCGTACATCTTACACggtcttaataataataataataataatagtaaaaataatgaaaagtataataataataataataataataataataataaaaaactttaTAAATCGACACATTATCGCCTAATAAACATTTTttcggacattttattaatattttttcagatattttattcataatttgtcggacattttattatttcttctcagacattttgttaataatatttctgaaattttattcataattttTCGGACATTTTATTCATAATTTGTTGGACATTTGATTTGTTCTTTCCCGACATTTCATTAATTATATGTCGGACATTTCATGAGTAATAttcggacattttattaatatttggaGAGCCTGCAGTTAGGTAGTCTTGAATATTTTtcggacatttttaaaaataattttccacataatttcttattatttgtgggacattttattaacaatTTTCGGACATTTTATGAATAATATTATGGGCagatttttaaatactttttcggatattatattaatatattcGGACATTTAATTAACAATACAATATCTTACCTCGTAATTACGACTTATCTCAATTTGCTTTCGTAGTTGACAGATAtaatgcttttattctgaaaaacgTTGACCGGAAGTATCGTCTTTCTGTCTTTCGGTGGACTCACTTTAGTAATCAGTCAACGTCAACGTTACTACAGTATCAGCAAGAGGCCTTATTACGACATAAGATCCCGTAATTAAGAGATAATGTGccgatttctttttttttaaaatttactcAGTGAATGCAACATGCTTCCAtaatatagcacctttcatacaggaAATGCAGCACATTTTTGCGTGTATGATTATTtctggtttatttatttcaggattTTTCTTTAATGTAATTAACATATGATGTACCTAATTTGCTGTCAAATACTGTTATATCATGTGCATCTAGGATGTGACCCGTATCACGTATCAAGGGCATAGGCCACTTTCAGTggactcttattttgaaaaagaaggGCTCTGACCTCAGACGTCAAACCTACCTCTAACCAATCAGAGGAGGGCAGTGAAGTTTTACTGGGACCTTCCGTGATGGACGTCCGTATCAGCCAATGAAGTGTGAGTTCGTCACAGCTTTGACCAATCAATCTCTTGCAAGTACGAGAACGAGGAAGAAGCGACCGGAAGTTTACAAACATCAACTGAGCAAGCTAAGATTTAGCCAATATTTGTATCTCTATTTTGACCAACCGTTGAAAAATAtcggtttaaaaaaacacaggggAAAGATGGTTTGCGAAAAGTGTACGTATCATCCTGTTAAATCTTTTCTATCTTTAAATATAACCTATATTTGTGCCGTGTATGAGGGTTGAAGATTGTTTCAAAGCTAACGCTATGTGAATGCTAACTGCACTCGTTAGCTACTGACCTGACTCTACGACTTTATTTCTTCAATGAGTTTGTTACTGTCTCTACAAATGTTGTGTTACTTATTATTTCAGGCGAGAAGAAGCTCGGTAAAGTCATCACACCTGACACCTGGAAGGATGGAGCACGGAACACAACAGGTAAACCGAGGACACAGATTCActggaaatatgtttttaatctgTTAATATTGCCACTGCACATAGctcatatatgtatgtatgtatggctACATTGGGAGCAAGCTAATCATAAGCATAATGGCGGAGAGTCAAAGCCAACTTGTCCTTAGCTCTCCACGATACAAATCAAGATGTAAATTACTGAGACGCCATCTTTTCCTGGCCACTTTGAATATGCTCCCTGATGTGAACCTTTTTAGCCTTCAGGCCAGGAGGGAGATGATTCAGTTCTACAGATGCAAatgaagaaatgtgtttttgttccacattctttaaaagaacaaatataaaatgaacTACCTCTTGTTTGTTCAGTGGGTGACAAGGAATACCTCAGATATTCAGCTTATTTTTTGATCAAGAGTTCAGATTTCCACGGGCACAAGAGTAAACACACCCAAATACAGTTTGTGACAAGCATATACACAAAATCGCAAAGAGTACAAGTGATATGTTGTTTATCTCTGTAAATGTGTATTCATCTACTAAGATAGTCAAATAGGACACGAGCTTGAACTTGGGTTCATATCACCAGTGTACTTGAGGTGTCACTAATGTCATTTACAGTGGCTTGTGAAAGTGTTCACCCCTCTTGGCGTTCTCTATTTTGTTGCCTTACAGTTTTTaaaaggaatttttttttagattaaataACACATCTTCAGTACTGTTTTggatttctctttttcttttaattgtcACATACTATGATGTCGTGTTACTCTGATGATGATGTTTAACTGAGCTCCTTCTCTCACTCAGAGGGTGGTGGCCGTAAgctaaatgaaaacaagatCCTGACTTCCAAGAAAGCCAGGTGAGTAGCTCACTAAAGTCCGACTTTAAATCACcatcatctgtgttttttgtttacaaGAAGTCACACAAACATAGTTTTTATCGGCTCAGTCTGATTGTTGCACATTAACATTATGCACGTACATTTTTCCCCTAGACCTGTgttgctagcatggctaaaacaCACATTGGTGCATCTCTAATCATGTATCTGTAATGCATCTCCCTCGCAGGTTTGACCCATACAGCAAGACGGGCTTTGCTACGTGCAGGATCTGCAAGAGCTCAGTTCATCAGTCTGGATCGCATTACTGCCAGGGCTGTGCATACAAGAAaggtatgaacacacacatacaggactCCATACTGAACAGAAAAAGGTATTGTGTTTGAGATTTCTGaacatgtgaaaaaaaatccaggtgGAAAAACGCGATATCTGACCAAGATCAGTGGAAGGGGGTCAAGCTTGAAAAGGGATTCAGCCTTTCTATAGAAATGACTTGATATGGTTTCTGTACTGAGAATACCAACCTGTCCGAACATATTGGTGCCATCTCCTGTAACAAACAGATCACTTTTGAATGGTTGGGTCGCCATTACAAAAAAGAAGTGTTTGCTTGGGGTTTGGCCAGATTTTGAGATATCTTTGTCTGAGAGTTCAGTGTCCGTTAGCCTGTAAAATCCACACACATCACTGTGATCAGGGACTATTTCTTCAGTAGAAAGTAGTTCCAGTGAAAACTGTGTGGACAGGTAAGTTTGTGGATTATCCAGACGAACTGGGGCactgtttctggaaagagatgttGTCACTGAAGCTACAGTATGTGCATgcttaagtgggatttatacttgtgcggcagaccctacaTCATAGCCTATGTTCgtggcctacgccattgtgagcatttatacttgtgtgatggtgtaaagtttagttgagtcaaaacacacattaaacacacattaaacatggcttaatagagacaatttcaaacacaagtacacaaatcaactTCACtctaactcgcagcattcacagacaaacacttgtctttatctggacacattttccccacaaatacaacatgctaacattattagcacaagcctatggcattttacattgtataaattagcctagcggccagcaaacttttcctctgctcatatgaagccaggataaatcacacacaagacttaaatgctatttttgtggaggctttattgtcttcacaatttattgtttcttatctgtgaaattaaagtaaataaaagctttgtttccactgaggtaaatggtttcagcttacagaaatagacaggaggtctgcgtcgctgtgaGGTGTAGTTACATtactggggaggtgcacgtcaggctacagcgtagggtatGGCGTcaattcaatgcagaagtataactACCGCCTGAGACAGCACTAGATATACGTGAGAAAACAGCTTTGCAGGCCTCCATGCTGGCAGTTAATGCGGCCAgatgcattatgttttcaggttttccATATAACCATCtgtttggcagtacatccaactgTCCCAGTTTTGTGAacaggatatctcaagaacacctcgaggggatttcttcagatttggcacaaacatccacttggactcaacaattaagtgcttagattttggtggtcagaggtgactgtgacctcacaaaacataattttggccataactcaagactTCATACACTAATTACGATAAAatctcacacaaatgtctaatagaataaaatgatggaAGGATTAAATTAATTTCCAAAAGGTCAACCTCACGATGACGTCATAATGTTCTGcgaaaaaacacttttctggccattattaaGTGTAATAACTCAGaagtggagacatttggtcaaataATGGATTGGTGACAATGATCATGAAACTGTGGTGACCGTGTGAggcattgtcaactgtcatggctaaaTATGactctggacagacatggatgttaactGTGACTGTTTCGCTGAGGCCTACAACTGAGAGCCAGTAATTCTAGTTATATGTGGATGAGCTCTTTAACATCAGTTCTGAGTAATAGTCATGCATAATGGAGAACATTTGCATACAAAATCAAGAGGTTCAGTCAATTTAACTTAAACTGTTTGACTGTATTTGTATTTGCTGGCAGCAGCTCATCAGTGTCTTACATTCAGCTGCAGAAAATCAGGCCCGATAAAGGCGCAGTGGGcaaacaagaagcagcaaaGACAAATGAATGGCAGGTCCAAGTGCAGCAGAAGATGGCTTCATTCTCAAATGGTTCAACAAACTTCACAATGACTTCAGTGGACTTTAACAAACTGTCCTCAGATAACACACAAGACTCCTCTTTCTTCACTGATATTTTGTTAATTgctcttctgtttttcctcctttttgtgTCTCCAGGAATCTGCGCAATGTGTGGAAAGAAGGTTTTGGACACCAAGAACTACAAGCAGACATCCGTGTGACAATTTCTACGAGTGAATAATGGATGTGAGGATGGGACTGCTGTGATGTTTGTCATCCTTTCGTCACATTTTCAGTATGTTTTTAACCACGTTCTGTAGTAAACAGCTTtgagtcttttgtttttcttcccacCTTTGTGAAAGACAGAGATTTGGAGCTGGCTTTGCCCTCTTATTACAGAATAATATATAATGCCACTGGACCTATTTTAGTGGCCGTACACAGGGAAGCACTGTTGTATCCAAATACACCACCGGTCATCACCTGTTTCTCTAGTCGAGGCTTCTAcattatttgtatattttaaattCACTACTTTGCTTTTTGAAAAGCTGATTTCTGTCTGTAATATATCAAGTGTTGCATTTTTTGTGAATTAAACCATTCATGATAAAAGACACTGACTGGACTGTTTTATACCTCTGCCTGAAGCCATGAGGGGGACAGTTTTAGCCTCTTACGCACAGCATACCCATATTTGTCCCGTATGCCTGTAATAATTGGTTTACTCTTACATAATCACATTTGGAAACTGCATGCTGTGCTGTCGAGCGTGACCCCTCCTCCACTGCTGTCGAAGATGAAGGTTATAGTTCACAGGTTGTCTGACGACAGGCTCCTCCTTTTGATATTTAAAGGCCGTGCTCTCCCTCAGGCCTTCACCCACATGTGCACTCGCTTGTTTTTATGTTTCGTTATTGATTTACGCTGTTGTatcacagcacaaacacactgcatcGACCTCTGCCTCCACCTAACGCACGTGATACACAGGAGGTATTGTTGGGGTGTAGCAAATAATTGGACGTTCACACCGGTTTAGCTGAGTCACCTGCTGAAGAGAGTGATTAATATTAACAACAGGCTATTCTGGTTACACTGAGCACAGCTATGACTGGT
The Epinephelus moara isolate mb chromosome 13, YSFRI_EMoa_1.0, whole genome shotgun sequence genome window above contains:
- the pigf gene encoding phosphatidylinositol-glycan biosynthesis class F protein, with protein sequence MWDHEIRAMASTHAIIASSVFMATVLPAALVPGFSVYGTHLLWLYSVSGAVTAVSVAVFWLLGITPPTKKHTVGYKLSRLFRSCLYFFLSCLFFHTVVVLYGAPLIESAVETFSLSVLLTSLTTLRCLCVLGPNVQAWIRVFSRHGAMSVWDTCLQITVACTVVGAWVGAFPIPLDWDRPWQVWPVSCSLGATIGFLTGLVAAPAWIHYHRKQLTYKCK
- the cript gene encoding cysteine-rich PDZ-binding protein, which produces MVCEKCEKKLGKVITPDTWKDGARNTTEGGGRKLNENKILTSKKARFDPYSKTGFATCRICKSSVHQSGSHYCQGCAYKKGICAMCGKKVLDTKNYKQTSV